The following nucleotide sequence is from Lytechinus variegatus isolate NC3 chromosome 12, Lvar_3.0, whole genome shotgun sequence.
gtgAAATCTAAGCTAAACAGGAAAGGTTCACCAACATGCCGACCTGTGAGTGTGACCGTCCCGCGGCCGGATATCGATCGATCGAAGATCGGCTTGAGCAAGGTGCAGCCAATCAGCGACGATCTCATATACCCTGCCAGAAAGAGCTAGAgacagaattattttacatggacggaattttttgtgatgtgacacaaaatcatttcgtcgacagaattttttgtgatgtgacacaaaatcatttcatcgACAGAATAGATATTCGCATcgcaacgaaatgaattttgaggacGCAATTTTATTCCGTCTCGACGAAATTGATTAtaagtgtgacacaaaataaatttcgtatacgaaatcacactgcatcatgacgaaatgaatttcgttgGAGTGAAACACAAATTTTCCTACAGAATTTTCCTTTGAACACTTGGGGTGCCATTTcgttagatcaaaattcatttcgtgtgtacgaaataaattttgtggacgaaattacattttgtctcgacgaaaatttattttgtgtgacaagaataatttcgtatacgaaataaaattgcatcatgacgaaatcattttcatatgaacaaaaaaacttttgtgtacggaatggcGTGAATTGGACGGAGTATGGCACGCCAAAAAAAGTTTGTGGACGCAATTACATTTCGTCTAGACGAAATTTTTTTCGttgagacaaaattaattttgtgtgacacaaaataaatttcgtgtacgaaataaaacagcgtcatgacgaaaagattttcgtctgaataaaaacacattttgtgtacggaattgcTTGAATTGCACAGAATATACTGGCGGACACTTGGCGCCCCATAGTCAACGAggttttctctgtgtgcaaaatcaccctctatacattttttttgcaggCTTTAATTCCACATTTTGGCTCCTAAACAAGTTGCCGCCAGAATATGACTGcgggggaaaaagcttgggggggggaacacgtttggctagtattagaagaaaaaaagctttggaaaaacaGAGCGTAAAAACGTTTGGCCCCGCGATTAAATGCCACGTTGCTATTTTCTCAACTGATGAAGGGTAATTTCGAATGACACGACACAGGcctttatatttaattttctgAACTTTTTCATCAAAGACTTTGATATTCCTTATGTGGAATGGTGCCCCTGTCCCCCAACTGTCGCCCATGGTTACTGTCATAATCGAGAGAGCGAGGAAAGTCACTCTGCTTTTTCAAAGATGTCTTATATATCATCTTAATTATAAACTCAGCATCTTTGTCCCGTATGTGGAACCTTGAAtgttctttaaaggacaagtccacctcaacagtGTGCAAATTagcagactgatgacatcacccactcatatttctttgaataataatataggatattttatatattgcgcacatatccaccttgttaggtgctgaaagcgctcctatattaccaggctaagctaggcgttcatagcgcactcAGCTTtctaaggaattacttcctaccggtacccaattacctcacctgggttgagtgcagcacactgtggatcagtttcttgctgaaggaaattacgccatggctgggattcgaacccacgaccctctgtttcaaagtccgaagactaatccactgggccacaacgctccacatttgtattttttgtattttattatacgaattatttatttattatatgaatgtatttattatacttttgtattttattatacgaaatatgaaatattctaattttctccttgtcaaatgaaacaaaagttttatttctcctgaACAGGTgcaattaccattattttaacagtttatggttaaattaagtttgtccttattgtcaaatctgtaaaagtgaaatattgtattattcaaacaataaaaaagaagaaataatgagtggacatcatcgactctctcatttgcatatcgctgagttgcGCATAGAACTgtctgtgaaaaataagcgaaaattaaaactttaaactttatcataactttcttattttacatccgatttcgaaatttgcagcgttatgtttgtttttgttttctttcgattcaaatcaataattttctgggttggacttgacctttagagGAGCAGAAAAGGGTCCTAAACAGTTCTTTAGATCCGGTTCTTGCTTGTACAAGGACCTCTATATAGAATATAAAAACCATATGGAGTTCTTAATGCTGTGGATAACCCTATTCTAATCAGCAACCATTTTATAAAAAACGTAAAATGCGctataataacattaaaaaaaaattgtactggTTGCTTTCTGAAATCGCGTTACGTTGCAGCTGTATctcgtaataatttattttgtttaacgAATATTGGAATATGCTATCTAGGTTATAGGTTTTCACCGAACTAGCGAGCATTGGCCATAACTGGAGCCAACTGGAGATGGATTTTAGGCAGCTTCGAAACTAAGGAGAAAATCCTTACATTGGTTTGATGGCATACTCGAAGCAACCCCAAGAATTAGAATAAAAATCAACACTAAAACTTGATTGGTCTgtgctttataaacattttaaagaaaacatgtAGACCTTGATgtataaattttgacataatgtagTTTTAGTGTCATCGTATTCGAGCGAGCGACGAATATAATCGTAACGTGGTGTTATTCATGCATTTTCTTAACCTCAAATTTAGAGGGTCGAGCTTGTATAAAATTTTGACCCTCTGAAATATTGACGGAGAGAACGATTCCAAAGATAATAGTTCTTTCTAAGCACTTGCTTTGATTCAGCCGAGGCATGGCCGTTTGTTATCGTTTAAAACTTATctacacccgacaaaggaaaaatTAATTGGTGGGGTCGAAAATATGTtaatctgacggtcaatcggatcgggggcGCCCTAGCCACTATAGCCTGCCTCTGTGGTCTAGtagttaaggcaccggcgttgaAAGCTGGGGGCCCCCgagttcgattcccggcagaaaTGCTTTTCGGCCTCACCAGTGTTCCCAAGGGTAGATAGCTccggggaaccttgatttaagctacgcctttcattgttcttttcattcattttttcacaatatatatatatatatatatatatatatattatatatatattatatatattatatatatatatacataattatatcaaaACATTTGTTCCCCCCTCTTCAGGAATGCCGAGTCCTGTAGATCAAACGaatgatggtagcagtgaaAACACGAGTGGTAATAATACAGTAATCAATGTCAATAGTAGTGGAGCTGTGTATATAAGATGGGGTAGAGATGTTTGTGTTGATGGATCAGAACTGGTTTATGCTGGtaagaaaacatttttgaaaatacgttctatttattacattttattcaatttcattgatTCACGCAGTTCAGTGGACGAAAAGCTTtgcgatgggggggggggaacagtaACTGTATTTTGCGACAGAGTTAAACGCAATATGGCAAcaaatataagaatatttttttcaaaagataatGGAAATTAGAATATACAATAACTAcggataataacaatgataattgaTATAAGAATGTGCAATTCCGCTCAAAAAGGGGAACGGGGTGCAACACAGTCACAATATTTCAACGGAGATTTACAGCAACAAatgtaaaatttgtttttacatgTAAGTGAAGAGAATACTAAGATGGTTCTATAAGTGGCATTGGCCAAGAGAGTACAGCACATTCCAACGGCAAGTAGATAATCGAATAGCATGTTATATAATCTTCTGCTGAActgtataggggaaggcgggaaAAGTTaacatttttgctttttgcatgttagaattgatataattaaagggatggtccaggctgaaaatatttatatattaataagagtagaattcactgagcaaatgccgaaaatttcattgaaatcggataacaaataataaagttattgaagtttagcaatattttgggaaaacagtcgtcatgaatattcattaagtgggctgatTATGTCACATCTTCACTTTCcgttttatgttattacataaaatcataatttttgcattattttatacttgtgtaattatatgtctcccttataatgaaataagttgcagcaataaatgtCTTATGCACtatatcagttgtcaatcaaatttttctagttcttggaggattttatttttaataaacctacatgtaatttcaaatactaaaatacaaaataacaagtggagatgtgacatcatcagcccagccaattaatattcatgacgaccgttttcacaaaatattgctaaactttagaattcaataacttttatccgagttctgatgaaattttcggcattttgctcagtgaattctactctatttattgagctATTCATACttttagcccggaccatccctttgataatcttgtagaaataagtacttTGCcttaaaatttctttattttgaaatattttacaccTATGTGTAACTTTCTAaaccccacactgaaagtcattgtcacctttaaaaaagagatgtcaaatggctcaacatgcctcatctgtggggtaagtatAGCCACCTTCTGGGGGTAAGTTGAGCTACAAAAacaatgtacaaaatgtatggagGAAcaaccatcattttttttattcaaagtcttttcacttgctaatccTCTATAAATTATAACTCctctaaaaaaagagagaacagtcatgtaaatttactactttctgcctgcatatcgatGGCTTTTTAAggttcaacttaccccatgttggCTGGTTCAACTCACCCCACTCCAAACTTAATGCGGTAATTTTGCATCCATATATTTCTTATGCATCATGTAAAACACTAttacaagaatgaagatccatacttGGACTAACAATGTTATTCGTTTGTCTTTATTGTGTTTTAAGACGTGTGTGTGTAAGCACTTGTTTATTTCAcatcccttttttcttttttggctgaaatttgtatttttccttaGCCCTAAAAAAGTACTCTTTGtttaaaagttgaaaacaatatggtggggttaggggttatgcaatgggtcatcaatacactTCACTAACACAATtcctgactcattcattatttgcctggggctggtggctcaacttgcccttatgctcaacttaccctgcTTTCCCCTACTTATAAGCATTGTTGTGTATGCAATTTGTAGGTATTGCAGCAGGAGCTCACTACACACATCCAGGAAGTGGATCTAACTATCTGTGTTTGCCACCTGACCCTATTTATGATGAACATCAGTCTGGTGGAACTCGTGGTCTGCTGTACTCTGCcgaatatcagacaataaacgCCATCGGTCGTCTCCAGGGTATCCACGACCATACACCAAAATGTGCAGTCTGCAGGGCGCCCTCAGGACGATCTACCAAATTGATGATCCCTGCGCGGAACAAGTGCCCTTCTGACGAGTGGCGCCTGGAGTATAGTGGTTACCTCATGTCAGATTCTTTTGGTCACGCACGTACTGAGTTCGTTTGTTTCGATCGTGACATGGAAGCAGTGCCTGGTACAGCTGGAAACGAAGATGGGGCTCTCTTTTACATGGTAACAGCTTCATGTGTGGCTGGAAGTGGGCTTTGTGGACCCTATATTGACGGTCAGGAACTCACTTGCGCTGTGTGTACGATTTAGAATTTGTTAAGATCGAGTGATATAGTGCATACCTTGAATTATATCCGTGTAGTGTAGCTCATCTATTAAAACATTCAGTCGACAAAGGAATTCCCGAAGAAATGTGTCAAATTCGATCAGTACTTAGTTGCACCCACCTTTTATTTTTCCAGTGTACCAATGACAGATAATTTTCAGAAACCTT
It contains:
- the LOC121425265 gene encoding uncharacterized protein LOC121425265, with product MPSPVDQTNDGSSENTSGNNTVINVNSSGAVYIRWGRDVCVDGSELVYAGIAAGAHYTHPGSGSNYLCLPPDPIYDEHQSGGTRGLLYSAEYQTINAIGRLQGIHDHTPKCAVCRAPSGRSTKLMIPARNKCPSDEWRLEYSGYLMSDSFGHARTEFVCFDRDMEAVPGTAGNEDGALFYMVTASCVAGSGLCGPYIDGQELTCAVCTI